A stretch of the Vitis riparia cultivar Riparia Gloire de Montpellier isolate 1030 chromosome 13, EGFV_Vit.rip_1.0, whole genome shotgun sequence genome encodes the following:
- the LOC117928287 gene encoding UDP-glucosyltransferase 29-like — protein sequence MDARQSDGISVLMFPWLAHGHISPFLQLAKKLSKRNFSIYFCSTPVNLDPIRGKLSESYSLSIQLVELRLPSLPELPPHYHTTNGLPPHLMPTLKMAFDMASPNFSNILKTLHPDLLIYDFLQPWAPAAASSLNIPAVQFLSTGATLQSFLAHRHRKPGIEFPFQEIHLPDYEIGRLNRFLEPSAGRISDRDRANQCLERSSKFSLIKSFREIEAKYLDYVSDLTKKKMVTVGPLLQGPEDEDEATDIVEWLNKKCEASAVFVSFGSEYFVSKEEMEEIAHGLEHSNVDFIWVVRFPMGEKIRLEDALPQGFLHRLGDRGMVVEGWAPQRKILGHSSIAGFVSHCGWSSVMEGMKFGVPIIAMPMHLDQPINAKLVEAVGVGREVKRDENRKLEREEIAKVIKEVVGEKNGENVRRKARELSETLRKKGDEEIDVVVEELKQLCSY from the coding sequence ATGGATGCTAGACAGAGCGATGGTATTAGTGTCCTAATGTTCCCATGGTTGGCTCATGGTCACATATCTCCCTTCCTACAGCTGGCTAAGAAGCTTTCGAAGAGAAACTTCAGCATATATTTCTGCTCTACGCCTGTTAACCTCGACCCCATCAGAGGAAAACTCAGTGAAAGCTATTCTCTCTCAATCCAACTAGTAGAACTTCGTCTTCCATCCTTGCCTGAGCTTCCTCCTCACTACCACACAACCAATGGCCTCCCGCCCCATCTCATGCCCACTCTCAAAATGGCCTTTGACATGGCAAGCCCCAACTTCTCCAACATCCTCAAGACCCTCCACCCGGATTTACTTATTTATGACTTCCTCCAACCATGGGCACCGGCAGCTGCTTCATCGCTTAATATCCCGGCCGTTCAGTTCCTGAGCACCGGAGCAACACTGCAATCTTTTCTGGCTCATCGCCACAGGAAACCGGGTATTGAATTCCCTTTTCAGGAGATTCACCTTCCAGATTATGAGATTGGTAGGCTCAACCGTTTTCTTGAACCTTCGGCAGGTAGAATCAGTGACAGAGATCGTGCCAACCAATGCTTAGAGCGGTCATCTAAGTTCAGTTTGATCAAGAGTTTCAGAGAGATAGAGGCAAAATACCTTGACTATGTATCTGATTTGACTAAGAAGAAGATGGTAACCGTTGGTCCACTTCTTCAAGGCCCGGAAGACGAAGATGAGGCAACAGACATTGTTGAATGGCTTAACAAGAAGTGTGAAGCTTCAGCCGTGTTTGTTTCATTTGGCAGTGAGTATTTTGTGTCCAAGGAGGAGATGGAAGAGATAGCCCATGGGCTTGAGCATAGCAACGTAGACTTCATATGGGTTGTTAGATTTCCAATGGGAGAGAAAATCAGGCTTGAAGATGCACTACCACAAGGGTTCCTCCACAGGCTAGGAGATAGAGGAATGGTTGTGGAAGGATGGGCACCACAGAGAAAAATTCTAGGCCATTCAAGCATAGCGGGGTTTGTGAGTCACTGTGGATGGAGTTCTGTGATGGAAGGCATGAAGTTTGGTGTCCCTATCATAGCCATGCCCATGCATCTAGATCAGCCGATTAATGCTAAATTGGTGGAGGCGGTCGGCGTGGGTAGGGAGGTTAAGAGAGACGAGAATAGAAAGCTTGAAAGAGAAGAGATAGCAAAGGTAATTAAAGAGGTGGTGGGGGAGAAGAATGGGGAGAATGTGAGGAGAAAAGCAAGAGAATTGAGTGAAACACTGAGGAAAAAAGGAGATGAAGAGATAGATGTGGTGGTGGAGGAGTTAAAGCAGCTTTGCAGCTACTAA